A single window of Vibrio sp. SCSIO 43137 DNA harbors:
- the lepB gene encoding signal peptidase I — protein MANTFSLILVIVTLVTGVVWVLEKLLWAKKREQKVAEVAAQTSGLSSEIQAKVAAQPWWVENSVSIFPVIAFVLVLRSFIFEPFQIPSGSMMPTLLVGDFILVEKYAYGIKDPVFRTQLIETGKPERGDIVVFKYPPNPSIDYIKRVVGMPGDTVRYSKKEVCIQPKGEASCKPVKLSNVVESEFVQQNIPLIQMDEKLGEVAHQILVHPLRQDNVAAYQPRNGVNEWVVPQGEYFVMGDNRDNSADSRYWGFVPEANLVGKAVAIWTSFEFERGADSVLPSWIPTGVRFSRIGGID, from the coding sequence ATGGCGAATACATTCTCACTCATTCTGGTAATCGTTACTTTGGTAACAGGGGTGGTATGGGTTTTAGAGAAGCTGCTCTGGGCTAAGAAACGTGAGCAGAAAGTGGCGGAAGTTGCTGCTCAGACCAGCGGGTTGAGCAGTGAAATTCAGGCTAAGGTTGCAGCCCAGCCGTGGTGGGTAGAAAATAGTGTCTCTATTTTCCCTGTTATCGCTTTTGTCCTGGTTTTACGCTCGTTTATTTTCGAACCATTTCAGATTCCGTCAGGTTCTATGATGCCGACCTTGCTGGTGGGTGATTTTATTCTGGTGGAAAAATACGCTTACGGTATTAAAGACCCTGTATTCAGAACACAACTGATTGAAACAGGAAAACCTGAGCGCGGTGATATTGTGGTATTTAAGTATCCGCCTAACCCAAGCATTGATTATATCAAGCGTGTAGTGGGTATGCCGGGTGATACTGTGCGTTACAGTAAAAAAGAGGTTTGTATTCAGCCTAAAGGCGAAGCAAGCTGCAAGCCGGTTAAGCTTTCAAACGTCGTAGAGAGTGAGTTTGTTCAACAGAACATTCCTCTGATTCAGATGGATGAAAAGCTAGGTGAAGTAGCGCATCAGATTTTGGTCCATCCGTTACGTCAGGACAACGTAGCGGCTTATCAGCCCCGTAACGGAGTGAACGAGTGGGTTGTTCCTCAGGGTGAGTACTTTGTGATGGGAGATAACCGTGACAACAGTGCTGATAGTCGTTACTGGGGTTTTGTTCCTGAAGCGAACTTAGTGGGTAAAGCCGTTGCTATCTGGACGAGCTTTGAGTTTGAACGTGGTGCCGACAGTGTACTGCCTTCTTGGATTCCTACCGGCGTTCGTTTCAGTCGTATCGGTGGTATTGATTAA
- the rnc gene encoding ribonuclease III — MNPPISKLEKRLGYQFNDNELINLALTHRSANGKHNERLEFLGDSILSFVIADDLYHRFPKVNEGDMSRMRATLVRGHTLAELGREFVLGDYLKLGPGELKSGGFRRDSILADAVEAIIGAIYLDSDIEVVRKIVLSWYKTRLDAIQPGVSQKDPKTRLQEFLQGRKKPLPVYTVTNIKGEAHNQEFTVSCGIEGISEPVVGKGTSRRKAEQAAAELALEKLNNV; from the coding sequence ATGAATCCTCCTATATCTAAATTAGAAAAAAGGCTCGGCTATCAGTTTAATGATAACGAGCTGATCAACCTGGCACTGACACATCGCAGTGCCAACGGAAAACATAATGAGCGTCTTGAGTTTTTGGGCGATTCAATTTTAAGTTTTGTTATTGCCGATGATTTGTATCATCGATTCCCTAAAGTCAATGAAGGGGATATGAGCCGTATGAGGGCGACTCTGGTTCGTGGCCATACGCTTGCAGAACTAGGCCGAGAGTTTGTTCTGGGAGATTACTTAAAATTAGGTCCAGGAGAACTGAAGAGCGGCGGTTTCCGTCGAGACTCTATTCTGGCTGATGCTGTTGAAGCCATTATCGGTGCTATCTATCTGGATAGTGATATCGAAGTGGTGCGTAAAATTGTATTGAGTTGGTATAAAACCCGTCTTGATGCGATCCAGCCGGGTGTCTCTCAGAAAGATCCGAAAACCCGTTTGCAGGAGTTCCTTCAGGGGCGTAAAAAGCCGCTGCCTGTCTATACAGTGACTAATATTAAAGGTGAGGCTCACAATCAGGAGTTCACCGTATCCTGCGGAATTGAGGGTATTTCTGAACCAGTTGTGGGTAAGGGAACCAGCCGCAGAAAAGCTGAACAGGCTGCAGCAGAGCTTGCCTTGGAGAAATTGAACAATGTCTGA
- the era gene encoding GTPase Era: MSDDNNEFDLDAYFATHGEQSQDTENQHCGFIAIVGRPNVGKSTLLNHILGQKISITSRKPQTTRHRIMGVDTDGDYQAIYVDTPGLHIEEKRAINRLMNRAANSSLSDVNLVLFLVDGTHWTNDDEMVLTKLAKSNFPVVLCVNKVDNVKDRNEVMLHMQALSEKMEFVDVVPISAKHGKNTDVIRKHVRDHLPQAEHHFPEEYVTDRSQRFMASEIVREKLMRFTGDELPYSVTVEIERFDYNPETDGFHINALILVERSGQKKMVIGKGGEKIKTIGREARLDMEALFERKVYLETWVKVKSGWADDERALRSLGYIDDL, from the coding sequence ATGTCTGATGATAACAACGAATTTGATCTGGATGCTTACTTTGCTACTCACGGAGAGCAGAGTCAGGATACAGAGAATCAGCATTGCGGATTTATCGCGATTGTCGGCCGGCCGAACGTAGGTAAATCGACCTTACTGAACCATATTCTGGGGCAGAAGATCTCTATTACCTCACGTAAGCCTCAAACCACCAGACACCGTATTATGGGCGTTGATACCGATGGTGATTATCAGGCCATCTATGTGGATACTCCCGGGCTGCACATTGAAGAGAAACGAGCCATTAACCGTCTGATGAACCGTGCGGCAAACAGCTCACTTAGTGATGTGAATTTAGTTCTGTTTTTGGTTGATGGTACTCACTGGACCAATGACGATGAGATGGTGCTGACTAAGCTGGCGAAATCGAACTTTCCTGTTGTGCTTTGTGTGAACAAGGTTGATAACGTGAAAGACCGCAACGAAGTGATGCTGCATATGCAGGCGTTGTCGGAGAAGATGGAGTTTGTCGATGTTGTGCCTATTTCGGCAAAACATGGTAAAAATACCGATGTGATCCGCAAGCATGTACGTGATCACCTTCCTCAGGCTGAGCACCATTTCCCTGAAGAGTATGTGACTGACCGTTCTCAGCGTTTTATGGCATCGGAAATTGTGCGTGAAAAGCTAATGCGTTTTACCGGTGATGAGCTTCCATACTCAGTAACGGTTGAGATTGAGCGTTTTGACTATAATCCTGAAACCGATGGATTCCATATAAACGCTTTGATTCTGGTAGAGCGTTCCGGCCAGAAGAAGATGGTAATCGGTAAAGGCGGCGAGAAGATTAAGACTATCGGCCGTGAAGCCCGTCTTGATATGGAAGCGCTGTTTGAGCGCAAAGTCTATCTTGAAACCTGGGTTAAGGTGAAGTCAGGCTGGGCGGATGACGAAAGGGCACTTCGTTCACTTGGCTATATAGACGATCTATAA
- the recO gene encoding DNA repair protein RecO: MTAANSQQLYRCFVLHRRPYSESSLILDVFTEEYGRLSLMSKGARSKRSNLKGALQPFTPLLIKWSGNGSMKTLRQAEPISLGLPLSGIHLYSAMYVNELLGRVIESETPYPALFHDYLHVLTELAQAENPEPALRRFELALLSALGYGVDFMHCAGTGELVEPEMTYRYREQKGFIASIRKDNLTFYGNELIAIAERRFLTKEQLKAAKRFTRIALKPYLGGKPLKSRELFTNRIRSSLSTEYKK; the protein is encoded by the coding sequence ATGACAGCAGCCAACAGCCAGCAGTTGTATCGTTGCTTTGTTCTGCATCGTCGTCCCTATAGTGAATCCAGCCTGATACTGGATGTGTTTACCGAAGAGTATGGCCGTCTTTCCCTTATGTCTAAAGGGGCCAGAAGTAAGCGTTCTAATCTGAAAGGTGCTTTACAGCCTTTTACCCCGTTGTTAATTAAATGGTCAGGTAATGGCTCAATGAAAACTCTGCGGCAGGCTGAACCCATCAGCCTTGGCCTGCCTTTAAGTGGTATTCATCTCTACTCAGCTATGTACGTCAATGAGTTGCTGGGCAGAGTTATTGAGAGTGAAACCCCGTATCCGGCACTTTTTCACGACTACCTGCACGTCCTTACTGAACTGGCACAGGCAGAAAACCCTGAGCCGGCCCTGAGGCGATTTGAATTGGCTCTTTTATCTGCTCTTGGCTACGGCGTGGACTTTATGCACTGTGCAGGAACCGGAGAGTTAGTTGAGCCGGAGATGACTTACCGTTACCGGGAGCAGAAAGGATTTATCGCCAGTATCAGAAAAGATAACCTGACCTTCTATGGAAACGAGCTGATTGCTATTGCAGAGCGGCGCTTCCTCACTAAAGAGCAGTTAAAAGCGGCAAAACGCTTTACACGCATAGCTTTAAAGCCTTATCTTGGCGGTAAACCATTAAAAAGTCGGGAACTATTCACTAACCGAATTCGTTCTTCTCTGAGCACGGAGTATAAAAAATGA
- the pdxJ gene encoding pyridoxine 5'-phosphate synthase, with translation MSSILLGVNIDHIATLRNARGTKYPDPVHAAEMAERAGADGITIHLREDRRHILDRDVRILRETIQTRMNLEMAVTDEMVDIALDTKPEFVCLVPEKREELTTEGGLDVKGQLEKIKAATEKLTEAGIKVSLFIDADREQIDAAKACGAPFIELHTGHYADAETETEQQNELKKIAAAASYADDLGITVNAGHGLTYHNVAPIAALPEVYELNIGHSIIGRAVFDGLSKAVADMKAVMAEARK, from the coding sequence ATGAGCTCTATCCTGTTAGGGGTCAATATTGACCATATCGCTACTCTTCGAAATGCACGCGGCACAAAGTACCCGGATCCGGTACATGCGGCTGAAATGGCTGAAAGAGCAGGGGCTGACGGTATTACTATTCACCTGCGTGAAGATCGCCGCCATATTCTGGATCGTGATGTCAGAATTTTACGTGAAACCATCCAGACTCGTATGAACCTGGAGATGGCAGTGACTGATGAGATGGTGGACATCGCATTAGATACTAAGCCGGAATTTGTCTGCCTTGTTCCTGAGAAACGCGAAGAGCTGACAACGGAAGGCGGACTGGATGTAAAAGGCCAGCTGGAAAAAATTAAAGCAGCGACTGAGAAACTGACTGAAGCGGGAATCAAAGTTTCTCTGTTTATTGATGCTGATCGTGAGCAGATTGATGCAGCCAAAGCGTGCGGAGCGCCATTTATTGAGCTGCATACTGGCCACTATGCTGATGCCGAAACAGAAACTGAGCAGCAAAATGAGCTGAAAAAGATTGCTGCGGCAGCAAGCTACGCAGACGACTTAGGTATTACTGTAAATGCCGGTCACGGCCTGACATACCACAATGTTGCGCCTATTGCGGCATTGCCTGAAGTTTACGAGCTGAACATTGGCCACTCTATTATCGGCCGTGCCGTGTTTGACGGATTAAGTAAAGCCGTAGCGGATATGAAAGCGGTAATGGCAGAAGCGAGAAAGTAA
- the acpS gene encoding holo-ACP synthase, with protein sequence MSIVGLGTDIAEIDRVEKALNRSGDAFARRILADDEYQKYAQIKQQARFLAKRFAAKEAASKALGTGIAHGVTFHDFVVSNDENGKPVLTLTAKAKEIADNLQVNHIHLSISDERHYAVATVVMEK encoded by the coding sequence ATGTCGATAGTTGGTCTGGGTACGGATATCGCAGAGATAGACAGGGTGGAAAAAGCATTGAACCGCAGCGGTGATGCCTTCGCCAGACGGATTCTTGCTGACGATGAATATCAGAAATACGCTCAGATAAAACAACAGGCCCGTTTTCTGGCCAAGCGGTTTGCAGCCAAAGAAGCCGCTTCTAAAGCGCTGGGAACCGGTATTGCCCACGGAGTGACCTTTCATGATTTTGTGGTCAGTAATGATGAAAATGGTAAGCCGGTTCTTACCTTAACCGCTAAGGCAAAAGAGATAGCGGATAACCTCCAGGTTAACCATATCCACCTCTCAATCTCTGACGAGAGGCACTATGCTGTTGCTACGGTAGTGATGGAGAAGTAA
- the barA gene encoding two-component sensor histidine kinase BarA, whose product MTRYGLRARVITLTLAPTLVIGLLLSAFFTSNRYNDLEAQLITSGTSILEPLAIASEYGMVKQSHEAVRRIISHAHRKNSKIVRSIAVFDANNQLFVTSNFHPNFEMLTFPAEQPIPLLTDIERQDATLILRAPIIIETPLSKTDGTNTEINQPLGYIAMELDMSPLRLQQYQEIFSALIVLVFGVGLSGFFAYRLMHDVTQPITNMQKTVDRIRRGHLDSRIEEKMHGELDSLKNGINAMAKSLSEYHVEMQQSIDQATSDLRETLEQLEIQNVELDIAKKRAQEAARVKSEFLANMSHELRTPLNGVIGFTRQMLKTNLTNSQTDYLQTIERSANNLLTIINDILDFSKLEAGKLLLENIPFEFQESLEEVVSLQATSAHEKGLEITLKVDPKIPPGLVGDPLRIQQVLTNLVGNSIKFTERGNIDISVELRSKKSDIVELQFMVRDTGIGISERQQAQLFQAFSQADASISRRYGGTGLGLVITQKLVGQMGGEISLTSRLHQGSTFWFTLQLATTDLPQLHQIESQYLQNRHVLLIEPNMQAASVIQQQLGQEGLQVTYQTSVPEEFEPQDCVLLNLSPKKLNDLQEVKSWVEKTQQYAQQVIVATPSTELALAEQLTAECQVQCMTKPLSRRKLLSVLAKHQQQAGILPSQPAVPVSSIDEKMALKVMAVDDNPANLKLITALLTERVEHVVSCSSGQKAVDAARKQKFDIVLMDIQMPHMDGVTAAKKIRELPINKQTPVIAVTAHAMSGERDRLLNAGMDDYLTKPIEEHILQQVLVHWNPNTSEQEVDKLELPAEVAQEQISKENPDVIVDWQAALKQAANKEDLAKEMLAMLIEFIGEVNEVVENALEDDNYSSEELTHFIHKLHGSCSYSGVPKLKAVCAQIESSLRSGMTIADIEPELFELQDEMEKVLASAELYLN is encoded by the coding sequence ATGACCAGATACGGCTTACGAGCACGCGTTATAACACTGACTCTGGCACCAACACTCGTTATCGGCTTGTTGTTGAGTGCTTTTTTTACCTCTAATCGTTATAACGATCTGGAAGCACAGCTTATTACCTCAGGAACCAGTATTCTTGAACCTCTGGCCATTGCCAGTGAGTATGGCATGGTAAAACAGAGCCATGAAGCAGTACGGCGCATTATCAGCCATGCCCACCGGAAAAACTCTAAAATTGTGCGCAGTATTGCTGTATTCGATGCTAACAATCAGCTGTTTGTAACCTCTAACTTCCACCCCAATTTTGAGATGCTCACTTTTCCGGCAGAGCAGCCGATTCCTCTGTTAACTGATATTGAGAGACAAGACGCCACCCTGATATTAAGAGCGCCGATAATAATAGAAACGCCCCTTTCAAAGACCGACGGAACCAATACAGAAATCAATCAGCCACTGGGCTATATCGCTATGGAGCTGGATATGTCTCCGTTGCGCCTGCAGCAGTATCAGGAGATATTTTCTGCCCTTATCGTGCTTGTTTTCGGCGTCGGTTTATCCGGTTTCTTTGCTTACCGCCTGATGCACGATGTTACTCAGCCTATTACCAATATGCAGAAAACCGTTGATCGCATCCGCCGAGGACATCTGGACTCAAGAATCGAAGAGAAGATGCATGGTGAACTGGATTCACTGAAAAACGGTATCAACGCCATGGCGAAATCTCTGTCTGAGTACCATGTGGAGATGCAGCAGAGTATCGATCAGGCAACGTCTGATTTAAGGGAAACATTAGAGCAGTTAGAAATTCAGAACGTAGAGCTGGATATCGCTAAAAAACGGGCTCAGGAAGCTGCCAGAGTAAAATCTGAGTTTCTTGCCAATATGTCTCATGAACTGAGAACACCGCTCAACGGGGTGATTGGTTTTACCCGTCAGATGCTGAAAACCAACCTGACCAACAGCCAAACAGATTATCTGCAAACCATTGAACGCTCGGCTAACAATCTGCTGACTATCATTAATGACATTCTCGACTTCTCCAAACTGGAGGCAGGTAAACTGCTGCTGGAAAATATTCCGTTCGAGTTTCAGGAGAGCTTGGAAGAGGTAGTCAGCCTTCAGGCAACCTCGGCTCATGAAAAAGGGCTGGAAATCACCCTTAAAGTCGATCCTAAAATCCCACCCGGCCTCGTGGGAGATCCGTTACGCATTCAGCAAGTACTTACTAACCTCGTCGGTAACTCGATTAAATTTACCGAGAGGGGCAATATTGATATCAGCGTAGAATTAAGATCGAAAAAGAGCGATATCGTTGAGCTGCAGTTTATGGTGCGCGATACGGGGATTGGTATCTCTGAAAGGCAGCAGGCGCAGCTGTTTCAGGCATTTAGTCAGGCAGACGCCAGTATCTCCCGCCGCTATGGCGGTACGGGTCTGGGGCTGGTTATTACCCAGAAACTTGTCGGACAGATGGGCGGTGAAATCAGCCTGACCAGCCGGCTGCATCAGGGATCAACTTTCTGGTTTACCCTGCAACTGGCCACCACAGATCTTCCTCAGTTACACCAGATAGAGAGCCAGTATCTGCAAAACCGCCATGTTCTTCTGATTGAACCTAATATGCAGGCGGCGTCAGTGATACAACAGCAACTGGGTCAGGAAGGACTGCAGGTTACCTATCAGACCAGCGTACCTGAAGAGTTCGAACCGCAAGATTGTGTTCTGCTCAACCTTTCTCCGAAAAAACTTAATGATCTGCAAGAAGTGAAGAGCTGGGTAGAGAAGACACAGCAGTACGCCCAGCAGGTCATCGTCGCCACCCCAAGCACAGAACTGGCACTGGCAGAGCAACTGACGGCAGAGTGTCAGGTTCAGTGTATGACCAAACCTCTGTCACGCAGAAAACTACTCTCTGTCCTTGCAAAGCACCAGCAACAGGCCGGTATACTGCCCAGCCAACCGGCGGTGCCTGTCTCTTCTATTGATGAAAAAATGGCCCTTAAAGTCATGGCGGTGGATGATAATCCAGCCAACCTGAAGTTGATAACCGCCCTACTGACTGAGCGGGTTGAACATGTGGTCTCCTGCTCCAGCGGACAGAAAGCGGTAGATGCGGCAAGAAAACAGAAGTTTGATATCGTCCTGATGGATATTCAGATGCCACATATGGATGGTGTTACCGCAGCGAAAAAGATACGTGAACTACCGATAAACAAACAGACACCGGTTATTGCGGTAACAGCACATGCCATGAGCGGAGAGCGAGACAGGCTGCTTAATGCTGGTATGGATGACTATCTCACTAAGCCGATTGAAGAACATATTCTGCAACAGGTATTAGTGCACTGGAATCCCAATACCAGCGAGCAGGAAGTGGATAAGTTAGAACTACCCGCTGAGGTTGCACAGGAACAGATCAGCAAAGAAAACCCGGATGTGATTGTTGACTGGCAAGCCGCACTTAAGCAGGCCGCTAATAAAGAAGATCTGGCCAAAGAGATGCTGGCCATGCTGATAGAGTTTATCGGTGAGGTTAACGAAGTGGTAGAAAATGCACTGGAAGACGACAACTACTCCAGCGAAGAGCTGACGCACTTTATCCATAAACTTCACGGTAGTTGCTCCTACAGCGGCGTACCTAAGCTAAAAGCGGTTTGTGCCCAGATTGAAAGCTCATTGCGCTCAGGAATGACTATTGCGGATATTGAACCTGAGCTGTTTGAACTGCAGGATGAGATGGAGAAAGTACTGGCCTCCGCAGAGCTCTATCTCAATTAA
- the rlmD gene encoding 23S rRNA (uracil(1939)-C(5))-methyltransferase RlmD, giving the protein MARFYHPKKKTQPDSKHKQVRVERLDHHGAGIAYLNKKPVFIEGALPGENALIQLTESKSKYSRAKLIKNLSASKERVAPFCPYYKECGGCNLQHLKHSEQLKYKQQSLEQLIKKFSGEERRLEQPIAGESMGYRRRARISLMQDKKNGTLQFGFRQKKSNAIVNISHCAALLPELEALLEPLKQLLTGLSNRANLGHLELVQGKEQSVVLLRVIKDIKPAEREKLVAFAEEKQLSFYLHAGDEPLQRLSGEQPYYDEAGAKIPFLPNNFIQVNQHINQKMVEQAMEWLQLASTDRVLDLFCGLGNFSLPVARKADQVVGVEGVQEMVDMAQNNAHVNGIDNSRFYQANLAEDLSAQPWFGEKFDKIILDPARAGASGVVEQLSQTGAKRIVYVSCNPATLARDSQSLLEQGYKLSKLAMLDMFPHTSHLESMALFEK; this is encoded by the coding sequence ATGGCGCGTTTTTATCATCCCAAAAAGAAAACTCAACCAGACAGCAAGCATAAGCAGGTCAGAGTTGAGCGGCTTGATCACCATGGTGCAGGCATTGCGTATCTGAACAAAAAACCGGTATTTATAGAGGGCGCTTTACCGGGGGAAAATGCCCTTATTCAGCTAACTGAAAGTAAAAGCAAATACTCGCGTGCAAAATTAATTAAAAACTTATCTGCCAGTAAAGAGCGGGTGGCTCCATTTTGTCCCTACTACAAAGAGTGTGGTGGCTGTAACCTGCAGCACCTGAAACACTCTGAACAGCTTAAATATAAGCAGCAGTCCCTTGAGCAACTGATTAAAAAATTTTCCGGTGAAGAGAGACGGCTGGAACAGCCGATAGCTGGTGAAAGCATGGGCTACAGACGAAGAGCCCGAATCAGCCTGATGCAGGATAAAAAGAACGGAACACTGCAATTTGGTTTCAGGCAGAAAAAGAGCAATGCCATCGTCAATATATCTCACTGCGCAGCTCTGTTGCCGGAGCTGGAGGCACTGCTGGAACCGCTAAAACAGCTGTTAACCGGCCTGTCGAACCGGGCGAATCTGGGCCATCTTGAGCTGGTTCAGGGAAAAGAACAGTCTGTTGTCCTGCTTAGGGTGATTAAAGATATCAAGCCGGCAGAGAGAGAAAAGTTAGTCGCATTTGCCGAAGAAAAACAGCTTAGTTTCTACCTGCATGCAGGAGATGAGCCATTGCAACGGCTATCAGGAGAGCAGCCATATTACGATGAAGCCGGAGCGAAAATCCCGTTTTTGCCCAACAACTTTATTCAGGTAAACCAACATATCAACCAGAAGATGGTTGAACAGGCGATGGAATGGTTGCAGCTAGCTTCTACCGACAGAGTTTTAGACCTGTTCTGCGGGCTGGGTAACTTTAGCTTGCCTGTTGCCAGAAAAGCGGATCAGGTTGTTGGCGTTGAAGGTGTACAGGAGATGGTTGATATGGCGCAAAATAATGCCCATGTTAACGGAATAGATAATAGCCGCTTTTATCAGGCCAATCTGGCAGAGGATTTATCTGCTCAGCCTTGGTTCGGAGAAAAGTTTGATAAAATTATTCTCGATCCGGCCAGAGCAGGGGCTTCAGGTGTTGTTGAACAGTTGTCGCAGACAGGGGCGAAACGTATAGTATATGTTTCCTGTAATCCGGCAACGTTAGCCAGAGACAGTCAGAGCCTGCTTGAGCAGGGATACAAGCTGAGTAAACTCGCTATGCTGGATATGTTTCCTCATACCAGCCACTTAGAGTCGATGGCGTTGTTTGAGAAATAG